Proteins encoded together in one Marispirochaeta sp. window:
- a CDS encoding uroporphyrinogen decarboxylase family protein, producing the protein MKSYREILKTALEHKTGKVPMDFGSCTTTGMHVSCVAELRKYYGLDEKPVKIVDPYQMLGEVDEELLDSIGISVDGIFPRETIFGFPNDNWKEWRTPWGQNVLVPGEFTVTMENGDCLLFPRGDTSAGPSARLPEGGYFFDSIIRQKEIKEDELKADDNLEEYTLLTDQNIEYYQKERKRAARSGRGLVVNFGGTTFGDIADIPGPGLANPKGIRDVTEWYISTVMRQDLLHEIFSRQLDIILTNMRTHLDIFGDDGIDVVVTDCTDFGTQNSSICSTDTYQSLYAPYHKKLNDWIHTNTNWKTFKHSCGAVYDFIPEFIESGFDILNPVQCSAAGMEPERLKREYGRDIVFWGGGVDTQKTLPFGSPEEVRRQVLERLEIFSDSGGYVFNAIHNVQAKTPIENIVAMINAVKEYNGDT; encoded by the coding sequence ATGAAGAGTTATCGAGAAATTCTTAAAACCGCATTGGAACATAAAACAGGAAAGGTCCCCATGGATTTCGGATCCTGCACGACAACCGGAATGCATGTTTCCTGTGTAGCGGAACTCAGAAAATACTACGGTCTTGATGAAAAACCGGTAAAGATTGTTGATCCGTATCAGATGTTGGGGGAAGTTGATGAGGAACTGCTGGACAGTATCGGCATAAGTGTTGACGGGATATTTCCACGGGAAACTATTTTCGGATTTCCTAATGATAACTGGAAAGAGTGGAGGACCCCGTGGGGACAGAATGTACTGGTGCCGGGGGAATTTACCGTTACAATGGAAAACGGGGACTGCCTTTTGTTTCCCAGAGGGGATACTTCGGCCGGGCCCAGCGCTCGCTTGCCGGAGGGCGGATACTTTTTCGATTCCATTATTCGTCAGAAAGAAATAAAAGAAGATGAGCTCAAAGCTGATGACAATCTTGAGGAATATACTCTTCTGACAGACCAGAATATTGAATACTACCAAAAGGAACGAAAAAGAGCAGCACGATCCGGCCGCGGACTGGTAGTTAATTTTGGAGGAACTACTTTCGGCGACATCGCGGATATTCCGGGGCCGGGGCTGGCTAACCCGAAGGGAATTCGGGATGTTACGGAGTGGTATATTTCAACCGTAATGCGGCAGGACCTGCTGCATGAGATTTTCAGTCGTCAGCTGGATATCATTCTAACAAACATGAGAACACATCTTGATATTTTCGGCGACGATGGTATAGATGTAGTTGTAACTGACTGTACTGATTTCGGTACGCAGAATTCTTCAATCTGTTCTACTGATACCTACCAAAGCCTGTACGCGCCCTACCATAAAAAACTGAACGACTGGATACACACCAATACAAACTGGAAAACCTTTAAGCACAGCTGCGGTGCTGTATACGATTTTATTCCGGAGTTTATAGAATCCGGCTTTGATATATTAAACCCTGTACAGTGTTCTGCCGCAGGCATGGAACCGGAGAGACTTAAAAGAGAGTATGGCCGGGACATAGTCTTCTGGGGCGGAGGAGTTGACACCCAAAAGACCTTGCCCTTTGGAAGTCCGGAGGAGGTACGAAGACAAGTCCTGGAGCGCCTTGAAATATTTTCTGACTCGGGGGGATATGTTTTTAATGCTATCCACAACGTACAGGCAAAAACACCAATAGAAAATATTGTCGCGATGATAAATGCAGTAAAAGAATACAACGGGGATACTTAA
- the iolG gene encoding inositol 2-dehydrogenase translates to MSRKIKLGIIGAGRIAHVHAKSITFHIPGAAIKSIADPYMTKEAERWISDFNIPNLSKDYRDVINDTGIDAVLICSSTDTHAPITREAAAAGKHVFCEKPIDLNISEIRKTIDAVDKAGVKLQVGFNRRFDHNFMALKKAVEDKTIGDLHMIKITSRDPSPPPIEYVKVSGGLFMDMTIHDFDVVRFLSGSEVEEIFAYGDVLVDRSVADAGDIDSAVVSMKLKNGAMAVIDNSRKACYGYDQRGEVFGSRGAVVTANDTPHTGIFFGENGVVAEKPLHFFLERYREAYINEINSFVESIDQDSTVAAGGIDGLNSVIIASAARDSMKSGKSVKVLY, encoded by the coding sequence ATGTCCAGAAAAATAAAACTGGGAATTATCGGTGCAGGGCGTATTGCCCATGTGCACGCGAAGAGCATTACGTTCCACATCCCCGGAGCAGCGATAAAATCAATAGCCGATCCGTACATGACCAAAGAAGCGGAAAGGTGGATTTCCGACTTCAATATTCCGAATCTCTCAAAGGATTACCGTGATGTCATTAATGATACGGGAATTGATGCTGTACTAATCTGCTCATCAACGGATACTCATGCTCCCATCACACGTGAAGCAGCGGCCGCGGGGAAGCATGTCTTCTGTGAAAAACCAATCGACCTGAATATCTCCGAGATACGGAAAACAATTGATGCCGTGGATAAAGCAGGGGTTAAACTCCAGGTCGGTTTTAATCGCCGCTTTGATCACAACTTCATGGCCCTTAAGAAAGCTGTGGAAGATAAAACAATTGGTGATCTTCACATGATAAAGATTACGTCCCGGGACCCGTCACCCCCTCCGATTGAGTATGTAAAAGTATCCGGCGGGCTTTTCATGGATATGACAATACATGATTTTGATGTAGTCCGATTTCTTTCCGGCAGCGAAGTTGAGGAAATCTTTGCCTATGGCGATGTTCTGGTAGACCGGTCTGTTGCAGATGCGGGAGACATAGATTCTGCTGTTGTCAGCATGAAGCTGAAAAATGGCGCCATGGCGGTGATCGATAATTCCCGCAAGGCGTGCTACGGATATGATCAGCGGGGTGAGGTTTTCGGTTCCAGGGGAGCTGTTGTGACTGCCAATGATACACCGCATACGGGGATATTTTTCGGTGAGAACGGTGTTGTCGCGGAGAAGCCTCTTCACTTTTTCCTGGAACGGTACCGGGAAGCTTATATCAATGAAATCAATTCCTTCGTGGAATCAATTGACCAGGACAGTACGGTAGCTGCAGGCGGAATTGACGGACTCAATTCCGTAATCATCGCCTCTGCAGCCAGGGATTCCATGAAGTCGGGAAAAAGCGTCAAGGTTTTGTATTAG
- a CDS encoding ABC transporter permease gives MAKNNDVKIIRESLSVSKFSILIILIGIALLFEALGWFIVGRSFLLNPQRLFLMILQVSVIGIIAIGVTQIIIAGGIDLSSGSVVALVAVVAASFAQAENATRPVFENMLGIPVCFPVLIGLTVGALCGLINGILIAKTKIPPFIATLGMMVSARGMAQLYTEGKPVSMLTDSFNFIGNGPGGIMPVIIYLCMAAVVYYLLTQTRYGKYVYAIGGNEIAARVSGVNVERYKIAIYTFAGFLSGLAGIVLAARINSGQSGMGVSFELDAIAAAVIGGASLSGGLGTIPGTIVGSLVLGIVQSGFTFLRVNAYIQEIIKGMIIVGAVVMDVMRNKQKT, from the coding sequence ATGGCAAAAAACAACGATGTAAAGATAATCAGAGAAAGCCTGTCTGTCAGCAAATTCAGCATTCTAATCATTCTTATTGGAATTGCTCTTCTGTTTGAGGCTTTGGGCTGGTTTATTGTTGGACGTTCTTTTCTGCTTAATCCGCAGCGCCTGTTTCTTATGATACTGCAGGTATCTGTTATAGGAATAATTGCCATCGGTGTAACGCAGATAATAATAGCCGGCGGCATTGATCTTTCTTCAGGTTCAGTTGTGGCACTGGTGGCTGTAGTCGCGGCCAGTTTTGCTCAGGCGGAGAATGCAACCCGCCCGGTTTTCGAGAACATGCTGGGGATCCCTGTCTGTTTCCCCGTTTTAATCGGTCTGACTGTCGGCGCCTTGTGCGGATTAATAAACGGGATATTAATCGCAAAAACGAAAATTCCGCCCTTTATTGCTACCCTGGGAATGATGGTTTCTGCCAGGGGAATGGCCCAGTTATACACAGAGGGAAAACCGGTAAGCATGTTAACTGATTCTTTTAACTTTATCGGTAATGGTCCCGGCGGAATAATGCCGGTGATTATCTATCTTTGTATGGCGGCTGTCGTGTATTACCTGTTAACCCAGACGCGCTACGGAAAATATGTATATGCAATCGGCGGGAACGAAATCGCGGCAAGGGTTTCCGGTGTTAACGTGGAACGTTATAAGATAGCCATCTACACATTCGCCGGTTTTCTCTCCGGACTTGCCGGAATCGTACTTGCCGCCAGGATTAACAGCGGACAATCAGGAATGGGAGTGAGCTTTGAGCTTGACGCGATTGCTGCTGCTGTTATAGGCGGAGCCAGCCTCAGTGGAGGTCTGGGTACTATTCCGGGTACCATAGTCGGTTCTCTTGTTCTGGGGATAGTACAGAGCGGTTTCACTTTCTTGCGTGTTAATGCATACATACAGGAGATAATCAAGGGGATGATTATTGTCGGTGCTGTTGTAATGGATGTAATGCGCAACAAGCAAAAGACTTAG
- a CDS encoding sugar ABC transporter ATP-binding protein — MNDYILEMLGMVKQFPGVLAIDNVDFRVRKGTVHALMGENGAGKSTMMKMLIGLYTPDSGIINFKGEPAEIENTNKALRLGISMIHQELNPVPAMTIAENIWLGREPVNKWKKINHKKMWRDTQKLLQDLNISLNPDTPMNKLSVANQQMVEIAKAISYDAELIIMDEPTSAITESEVEHLFSIIDKLRIDKISIIYITHKMDEVFRIADEITVLRDGQYISTDKAADMDKAMLIARMVGRELNQFFPKRNALIGDVVLKVESFGRDDLFKDVSFELRAGEILGIAGLMGAGRTEIVETLFGIYPKTEGAVHIKGVPADINSPRDAMEHRMALLTENRKDSGLFLCLSVKENITIANINSYLKGMHLDQSAIRRDSYDQVEKLRIKTPGILQQMENLSGGNQQKVLISRWLLTEPDILLLDEPTRGIDVGAKAEIHKLMGLLAEQGKAIVMISSELPEILGMSDRVLVMHEGKQVKILDREEATQERILSLASGEE; from the coding sequence ATGAATGACTATATACTGGAAATGCTGGGAATGGTAAAGCAGTTTCCAGGAGTCCTGGCGATTGATAATGTAGATTTCAGAGTCCGCAAGGGTACAGTTCATGCGTTGATGGGTGAAAATGGTGCAGGAAAATCCACCATGATGAAGATGCTGATCGGATTGTATACTCCGGACAGCGGCATTATCAATTTCAAGGGAGAACCTGCAGAGATAGAGAATACTAACAAGGCTTTACGGCTTGGTATTTCCATGATCCATCAGGAACTGAATCCGGTTCCCGCAATGACAATCGCCGAGAATATCTGGCTTGGAAGAGAGCCTGTTAACAAGTGGAAAAAAATAAACCACAAAAAAATGTGGCGGGATACACAGAAACTTCTGCAAGACCTGAACATTTCCCTTAATCCAGATACTCCAATGAACAAGCTGAGTGTGGCAAACCAGCAAATGGTGGAGATTGCCAAAGCGATATCCTACGACGCAGAGCTGATCATTATGGATGAGCCGACCTCTGCGATTACCGAATCGGAAGTAGAGCACCTGTTTTCCATTATAGATAAACTTAGAATAGATAAGATATCAATCATTTATATTACTCATAAAATGGATGAGGTGTTCAGGATTGCTGATGAGATTACCGTACTGCGGGACGGACAGTACATCTCTACTGATAAAGCTGCGGACATGGACAAGGCGATGCTGATCGCAAGAATGGTCGGACGTGAACTGAACCAGTTTTTCCCGAAAAGGAATGCTCTTATTGGTGATGTTGTTCTAAAAGTTGAGTCCTTTGGACGGGACGATCTCTTTAAGGATGTGAGCTTTGAACTGAGGGCGGGAGAAATCCTGGGGATAGCAGGTTTGATGGGTGCAGGCAGGACGGAAATTGTCGAAACCCTGTTTGGCATATACCCGAAAACTGAAGGAGCCGTCCATATAAAAGGAGTTCCTGCGGATATAAATTCGCCCAGGGACGCAATGGAACATAGAATGGCCCTTCTGACGGAAAACAGAAAAGATAGCGGTCTGTTTCTATGTTTGTCAGTAAAAGAGAATATTACAATAGCTAACATAAATTCTTACCTCAAAGGTATGCATCTGGACCAGTCAGCTATCCGCAGGGACAGTTATGACCAGGTAGAAAAGCTCCGCATAAAGACTCCCGGGATTCTCCAGCAGATGGAAAATCTAAGCGGAGGAAATCAGCAGAAGGTCCTTATATCCCGCTGGCTTTTAACGGAGCCGGATATTCTGCTTCTGGATGAACCTACCCGCGGAATTGATGTCGGTGCCAAGGCAGAGATTCACAAGCTGATGGGGCTCCTGGCGGAGCAGGGCAAGGCGATAGTGATGATATCCTCGGAGCTTCCGGAGATTCTCGGAATGAGTGACAGAGTACTGGTAATGCATGAAGGAAAACAAGTGAAAATTCTGGACAGAGAAGAAGCGACTCAGGAACGCATACTATCCCTGGCTTCCGGAGAAGAATAA
- a CDS encoding sugar ABC transporter substrate-binding protein, which produces MKKLVLVMVVLLIIAAPVVFAAGQEEGGTGSKGKIQVGVSMALFDDMWLTNLRDAIAEYAKEIDDLEVFIQDGKNDTQVQLSQVENFIAQDFDAIIVNPVDTDSTSSVTKRCVNAGVPLIYVNRAPNEELPKGVYLVVSDEEVAGRMQGEVLAEKLGGKGNVVVMLGELSHSGTHGRTRGVKEVFNKYPDIKIIDEQTANWKRDEALNLMSNWLQTGEKIDAVASNNDEMAIGAIIALKNAGYKPNKDVWVGGVDATADAMDFMKAGDLTVSIFQDAVGQGRGAIDTAYRVIKGENVDQKVWIPFVKVTEDNFTEFMK; this is translated from the coding sequence ATGAAAAAACTTGTTCTAGTGATGGTTGTGTTACTGATTATTGCTGCGCCGGTTGTTTTTGCCGCGGGTCAGGAAGAAGGGGGAACCGGTAGCAAGGGCAAGATTCAGGTCGGTGTATCCATGGCACTTTTTGACGACATGTGGCTGACCAACTTGAGGGACGCGATAGCGGAGTATGCAAAAGAAATCGATGACCTGGAAGTGTTCATTCAGGACGGAAAGAATGATACTCAGGTTCAGCTCAGCCAGGTAGAGAACTTTATTGCCCAGGATTTTGACGCCATTATCGTCAATCCTGTGGATACGGATTCTACCTCATCGGTAACCAAGAGATGTGTGAACGCAGGAGTTCCTTTAATCTATGTAAACCGTGCGCCGAATGAAGAACTTCCAAAAGGTGTGTACCTGGTGGTATCTGATGAAGAAGTCGCGGGGAGAATGCAGGGTGAAGTTCTTGCTGAAAAACTAGGAGGAAAAGGAAACGTTGTTGTCATGCTTGGTGAGCTCTCTCACAGCGGAACTCACGGCAGGACCAGGGGAGTCAAAGAGGTCTTTAATAAGTATCCCGATATCAAGATTATTGATGAACAGACAGCTAACTGGAAACGGGATGAAGCTCTTAACCTTATGAGTAACTGGCTGCAAACAGGAGAAAAAATTGATGCAGTTGCGTCCAATAACGACGAAATGGCTATAGGCGCGATTATTGCTCTAAAGAATGCCGGCTACAAACCAAACAAGGATGTCTGGGTCGGAGGTGTTGATGCGACAGCAGACGCAATGGATTTTATGAAGGCCGGTGATCTCACAGTTTCAATTTTTCAGGATGCTGTTGGTCAGGGACGGGGAGCAATAGATACGGCGTACCGGGTTATTAAAGGTGAAAATGTTGACCAGAAAGTCTGGATTCCCTTCGTAAAGGTTACCGAAGATAACTTCACGGAATTTATGAAATAA
- a CDS encoding TIM barrel protein, which produces MTISNSIGLNRIIQPELPVTDFIRFTSDCGFTDIELRNDLQDPRITGSETIADVKQACTKYGITVRTVNALKRFNDPSLFKQNREELISLTDIAQKLGCSDIVLCPVNDPADTRSAGQQFQDTLDALQYYAQIFEKKEMTGLVEPLGFGISSLRFKQKAVEIIRASGVASHYRIVHDTFHHYLAGESRVFPEWTGIVHVSGVTVSMDKGEIIDDHRVLVDDNDIMNNKAQLGLLLEAGYTGPISYEPFSPSVQHSSRTDLKQSLFISRKILFGL; this is translated from the coding sequence ATGACTATCTCGAACAGTATAGGACTTAACAGAATCATACAACCGGAACTCCCGGTAACTGATTTCATTCGCTTTACTTCAGATTGCGGTTTTACAGATATCGAACTGCGGAACGATCTGCAGGATCCGCGAATCACAGGCAGTGAAACAATAGCGGATGTAAAGCAGGCTTGTACAAAGTACGGTATTACGGTGCGAACCGTAAACGCTTTGAAACGTTTTAATGATCCGTCGCTTTTCAAGCAAAACAGGGAAGAGCTCATCTCGTTGACAGACATAGCGCAAAAGCTTGGATGTTCGGATATCGTTCTGTGTCCGGTTAATGACCCTGCCGATACTCGATCAGCGGGACAACAGTTTCAGGACACCTTGGATGCTCTACAGTATTATGCCCAAATCTTTGAGAAAAAAGAGATGACGGGATTGGTAGAACCCCTTGGTTTCGGGATATCCAGTCTGCGATTCAAACAAAAAGCCGTTGAGATAATCCGGGCTTCGGGGGTTGCTTCGCATTACCGAATAGTACACGACACCTTTCACCATTATCTGGCTGGGGAATCCAGGGTGTTTCCTGAATGGACCGGTATTGTGCATGTTTCGGGTGTGACGGTTTCGATGGACAAAGGAGAGATCATTGATGATCACCGGGTGCTGGTTGATGACAATGACATAATGAACAACAAGGCCCAGCTGGGTTTACTCCTTGAAGCAGGCTACACCGGACCAATCAGTTATGAACCTTTTTCGCCATCTGTCCAGCACAGTTCACGCACTGATCTGAAACAGTCTCTATTTATTAGCAGGAAAATTCTCTTCGGTTTATGA
- a CDS encoding ROK family protein has translation MQNKKLIIELYRSKDVLSVTKIASQIRLSRTTVMKINDELLEEGIIEEAGKGASTDEGGKKPSLYRFNAKKKLILAFHVKYESIQFSIFDLTYRELIKDEIAIQKNESFSEISNKMRIILDHNTSNKQNDYPFLACMVAIHGNVDSEHGICIYSTHFPSWGIYSNFRDQLTNVLEIKCPIYIDNWIRYKAYGESRLGIARDHESVVLIDAGWHGVVAGILLGGNIYPGKHFLSGEIGHITINPHDKEPCECGNTGCFEQVISEKRVLTAIQKRMQDYPDSVLNSPDKKLDLHSVFQAADEGDFLARSCLDEIIYWFALAISNIIMFFDPEIILVEGDYASNCRYLEMGIDKRVNDLSLPRLTRKISIIFNNGESVPTLKGAAILGVDKFYNLSLND, from the coding sequence ATGCAGAACAAGAAGCTGATCATTGAACTGTATCGCAGCAAGGATGTTCTATCCGTCACAAAGATTGCCAGCCAGATCAGACTTAGCCGCACTACAGTCATGAAGATAAACGATGAACTCCTGGAAGAAGGAATCATAGAAGAAGCCGGAAAAGGTGCATCAACCGATGAAGGCGGTAAAAAGCCGTCTCTATATCGGTTTAATGCTAAAAAGAAACTGATTCTCGCTTTTCATGTAAAATATGAGAGTATTCAATTTTCTATTTTTGATCTTACATACAGAGAATTGATCAAAGACGAAATAGCCATACAGAAAAATGAAAGCTTTTCAGAAATCTCCAACAAGATGCGGATTATTCTTGATCATAACACCAGCAATAAACAAAATGATTACCCTTTTCTGGCCTGCATGGTAGCGATTCATGGCAACGTTGATTCGGAACATGGCATCTGCATTTATTCAACACATTTTCCATCCTGGGGAATATATAGCAATTTCCGGGATCAATTGACCAATGTACTTGAAATAAAGTGTCCAATTTATATCGATAACTGGATCCGCTACAAGGCATATGGTGAGAGCAGATTGGGTATAGCCAGGGACCATGAATCGGTTGTGCTCATCGATGCAGGCTGGCATGGTGTCGTAGCCGGAATTCTTCTAGGGGGTAACATATATCCTGGCAAGCATTTTCTTTCAGGGGAAATAGGACATATCACTATCAATCCCCACGACAAGGAACCCTGTGAATGCGGCAACACCGGCTGTTTTGAGCAGGTAATATCCGAGAAACGGGTCCTTACCGCGATACAAAAGCGTATGCAGGATTATCCTGACTCAGTACTGAACTCCCCGGATAAAAAACTCGACCTCCATTCGGTGTTCCAGGCAGCTGACGAAGGTGATTTTCTTGCACGGTCCTGTTTGGACGAAATTATTTACTGGTTTGCCCTGGCAATATCCAATATCATCATGTTTTTCGATCCGGAAATAATCCTTGTCGAGGGGGATTATGCTTCCAATTGCAGGTATCTGGAAATGGGAATAGATAAACGGGTCAATGATCTATCGCTGCCCAGGCTGACGCGGAAGATTTCAATAATCTTTAATAACGGTGAATCAGTTCCCACACTAAAAGGAGCAGCTATCCTGGGAGTTGACAAGTTTTACAATCTCTCCTTGAACGATTAA
- a CDS encoding Ldh family oxidoreductase — MVSINEDELKKLVIRRLVEVDIPQKDAEVIADVLVFADLRGVHSHGVLRVEHYVRRIKSGGMNCNPELKVEMLKPSIGLVDAQGGAGHVTTRFAAAEAIKVAQQEGICMMGVRNNSHCGALAYYVQMALNAKMSAMVMVNTDACVVPFGGRQAFFGTNPFAFGFPGSKESILLDMATSEVAFGKIFYAREKEQPIPEHWAVDAQGNPTTDPNMAKSLFPFGGAKGYGINILVEALTGLMIGGVFGPHLTKMYGDFETYRDLSNFILIINPAVFGDDDYLETSQKMIDELHSQAPAPGFSKVMIPGEIESQAMEKSRRDGISIPQGVYEYLAG, encoded by the coding sequence ATGGTCAGCATAAATGAAGATGAACTGAAAAAACTGGTAATCCGGCGTCTTGTGGAGGTGGACATCCCTCAAAAGGATGCAGAAGTCATTGCCGATGTACTGGTATTCGCCGACCTGCGGGGAGTCCATTCCCACGGGGTGCTGCGGGTCGAACACTACGTACGTAGGATAAAATCCGGTGGCATGAACTGTAATCCCGAGCTTAAAGTAGAGATGCTGAAGCCTTCAATCGGACTGGTTGATGCCCAGGGAGGCGCGGGACATGTGACAACCCGTTTTGCCGCTGCCGAAGCCATAAAGGTAGCCCAACAAGAGGGGATCTGCATGATGGGTGTCCGCAACAACAGCCACTGCGGTGCTTTAGCCTACTATGTGCAGATGGCCCTTAATGCGAAGATGTCCGCAATGGTTATGGTCAATACCGACGCCTGCGTTGTTCCCTTCGGTGGCCGTCAGGCATTCTTCGGGACCAATCCCTTTGCTTTTGGATTTCCCGGAAGCAAAGAATCGATACTGCTTGATATGGCTACCAGCGAGGTCGCCTTCGGAAAGATCTTCTACGCCCGGGAAAAGGAACAGCCTATTCCGGAACACTGGGCTGTGGACGCCCAGGGAAACCCGACAACCGATCCCAACATGGCAAAGTCACTTTTTCCTTTTGGCGGTGCAAAAGGTTACGGTATCAATATCCTGGTCGAAGCACTCACGGGTCTTATGATCGGGGGTGTTTTTGGACCACATCTGACAAAAATGTATGGGGACTTTGAGACATACAGGGATTTATCCAATTTTATTCTGATCATAAATCCCGCGGTGTTCGGTGATGATGATTACCTGGAAACAAGCCAGAAAATGATTGATGAGCTCCACAGCCAGGCTCCTGCACCGGGATTCAGCAAGGTCATGATTCCCGGAGAGATTGAATCACAGGCCATGGAGAAATCACGGCGGGATGGGATCAGCATTCCCCAGGGAGTGTATGAATATCTGGCGGGATAG
- the larA gene encoding nickel-dependent lactate racemase, with translation MSTIHVNLPYGDAELGIDIPEENLIGVYSPEDVPPVSDVRTEVQRALENPIGSKRLDELARGKKKVVIVADDNTRLTPTDMIVPPVLDALNAAGVPDSAITLIIALGTHRFMTDAEILKKYGPETVRRITIKNHTFKDFTSLVDLGTTENGTRIMINCEVYEADFAIGIGSIVPHHIPGFAGGAKIIQPGVSGEDTTAETHLLSVQAPRSWLGVQENPVRKELDIIARKVGLHTIFNTVLNRHGEVVEAFFGDVEAAFREGVKRSKKIFSVTIPKAADIVVSSSHPCDIEFWQAHKTLYPSDLAVKEKGIIIIVTPCYEGVAKTHGDMLDITRESSSRIREMVKMSEVKDKVAAALAIAWAQVKERETVFIVSEGIDKETAKNLGFIHFPSVQEALDEALIRKGAGAGITVLTHAADMLPVLD, from the coding sequence ATGAGCACAATACACGTTAACCTTCCTTACGGTGACGCAGAGCTTGGGATCGATATCCCCGAAGAAAACCTTATTGGAGTGTATTCACCGGAGGATGTTCCTCCGGTTTCCGATGTCCGTACGGAAGTCCAGCGGGCTCTGGAAAACCCCATTGGCTCAAAACGGCTCGATGAACTTGCCCGAGGCAAGAAAAAGGTGGTGATTGTTGCCGACGATAATACCCGCCTTACGCCGACGGATATGATTGTCCCTCCCGTGCTGGACGCGTTGAACGCGGCGGGTGTTCCCGACAGTGCCATTACACTGATCATAGCCCTGGGGACCCACCGTTTCATGACTGATGCGGAGATTCTGAAAAAGTATGGTCCTGAAACAGTCAGACGCATAACGATTAAAAACCACACCTTCAAAGATTTTACTAGTCTTGTGGATCTCGGTACTACAGAAAACGGTACCAGGATCATGATTAACTGTGAGGTTTACGAGGCAGATTTTGCTATCGGGATCGGGAGCATTGTTCCCCACCATATCCCCGGATTCGCCGGTGGGGCCAAGATAATCCAGCCCGGTGTTTCCGGTGAAGATACCACGGCGGAAACTCACCTGCTCTCGGTACAGGCCCCCCGTTCATGGCTGGGGGTACAGGAGAACCCGGTGCGCAAGGAACTGGATATAATCGCCAGAAAGGTAGGACTGCATACCATATTTAATACGGTTCTTAACCGGCACGGCGAGGTAGTGGAAGCCTTTTTCGGCGACGTGGAAGCAGCGTTTCGTGAAGGCGTCAAGCGTTCAAAAAAGATCTTCTCCGTCACGATTCCCAAAGCTGCTGATATCGTGGTTTCAAGTTCCCATCCCTGCGACATTGAGTTCTGGCAGGCCCATAAGACCCTGTATCCCTCTGACCTGGCAGTTAAAGAGAAGGGAATCATCATTATCGTTACTCCCTGCTATGAAGGTGTTGCGAAAACCCACGGTGACATGCTTGATATTACCCGGGAATCCTCCAGCCGGATCCGCGAAATGGTAAAAATGAGTGAGGTGAAGGACAAGGTTGCAGCTGCTCTGGCTATTGCCTGGGCACAGGTAAAAGAGCGGGAGACCGTGTTCATCGTATCAGAGGGAATCGATAAGGAGACGGCGAAAAATCTCGGATTTATCCATTTTCCCAGCGTTCAGGAGGCCCTGGATGAGGCTTTGATACGCAAGGGGGCCGGTGCCGGAATTACTGTTTTGACTCATGCCGCTGACATGCTGCCTGTTCTTGACTGA